In the genome of Lathyrus oleraceus cultivar Zhongwan6 chromosome 4, CAAS_Psat_ZW6_1.0, whole genome shotgun sequence, the window TAGATGGTTCGCTTGTTATTCGTTAGTTCGGTGACCTTCCTTTAAATCTTCAACTCTTTTTTATAGAGGCTGAAAAAGAGTCGTTGGAAGGTGACTTGCACAAGTTATCTTAGTAAAGAAGCACTTCCAAGAAAGAGACGTTAGAAGTCAATCCTATTAAAATCTTCATCCAATGTATAATAACTGTGTCCATTGCGTCGTTTTCATATTAGGTATCTACCAAGATTTTGGGGCAGATTTAAGAGGTCACGTCAACTATCCTTGAGCCTTGCACTAAGAAACCCTAGTTGCATTTTTCCAAAAGTCTGGTTTTGACAAGATTGGTCTGCATTGGAGACAGAGTACAAATCAAAAGTTGAGTACCTTTAACAGAGGTCTTCAGAGTCTGAGCTGTCACCAAAATCTAAGATACCATGTTCAGATTCTGATTCTTCAAACCCTGAGTCATTTAGCTTCTCTTTATATCCTTTTATCAGGGTCAGTTCTGAGTTGAATTTAAAGTTTATAATCCTACATACTTGAACGTATGTTAATATACccaattattttttaaatattttgttatcatcaaaattcaatttatataaataattttGTTCCAACCTAGaattcattttaaattttcatGCAATTTAACATGACAGATAATAAGGCACGTTTCTGATTGATAGATTTGTCACTTTTGCAGTAACTCCTATTACCTATTAATAAGTCCCCATTGTTGGAACAATGAGCATGGTATCAGATCTTTTGTTCACTTACAATAGATTTATAACTAGATATAAAACAAAAATCGAATATTATAATTGAAACATATGGAAAGCATATATGCTTAAATAGATTTGGTAGAGATACTAGATTATGCTAGGAATGTACCTCCACTTAAGCATGAATTCCTTCCGTCATTGTACACAATTTTCTACTAGGCATGAAATCGTTTAATATTGCCTCATAAAATACAAAGATGTTGCTATAAACTGTCACAATGAGAAAGAGTTAAGATAATCAATACATTACCATGATATCTTTGTTCTTTCTCCAAGTGAACAAAAATAGCAGGTATGTCTTCAAGAAAAAAGCATTTTGCTACTGTCTTCCCAACACACTTATTGGTAAAATGCATCTTCAAGACATACCGTATGAGAGATTTCGTAATCCTCGGAGGCCAAATTTTGTGCTCAGATAAATATAAACCTAACTCTCTATAAATTCCTCAGCTAGTCCTATGATGAAAAACAGATAGAACAAACTTTATATAAAAAACACCCAATAAGTAATTTTCAGTCATAGTGGTTTATATATTGCAAGTAGGAAGTAATCAAATTCAAACAGAAACAAGTTGCTCATTAGATTATAAAGTTTACCAAACACAAAccttcaaaacaaacaagaaacATGTCTATATTTCCAATTGACAAGCCACTTGGATACAAGTATAATTCTTACCAATTTGGTGAAAATAagaatataaaaaattaaatacCCTTTCCTTCAAACGGAATAAGGTTTTCTCTATGAATTAGTATCGTACAATGAAATCTATTTGTTTTAATACCAAGGCCCTCCTCAATCGCTTGGGTATTTAAGTTGAACAAAACCAGTCCACCATCTTCTTTAACGAACATCATATCACCCTTCTTTCCCTCTCCAATAGGATACATAAGGTAAGGGATAGACCCTATAATAAACATTTTAGTCCATGATTCCTTTACACTAACTTCTCCCAAAACTGAAATGTGAAATGTAGCCGTCTCTTCGTAATTTAATATCAAAGCAATAGAGCCCTTCAATAACATGAAGTGTTTCCTTACTAATGGCACAAAGTTGTCATCAATGTCTGAGGGCACCGATGTCGTAATGAAAACTTCATTGCTCCAGTCAAATGACAGCAGATATGTTCCGTCATGTGTTTCACTTTTGCACATCCAATGAGAGAGTCCATCCATGTACAATTGTTGTACATCCATAAACTTGTGATGCATATTAAGATCGAGTATTCTCCAAGAGTTGGTTCTTAGACTATATATCTTCCAAAGATCTTTCATACCAAATATTTGTCCATAACACATCACTTCATAAATCACTTTATAATCGTATGTGTGACGGTCATAACCAAACCCACGATGAATATGAAAAGAATGATTATCATTAACAAAATTAGGGGAAATAACCTTAAAGTCATTAATAGATGGATTCCACAGTACAACTGTTTTCGGTCGGAATGGCGGGATTAGACAAAGGATCCCATTAACACTACATGAACCTAAAATGTTAAAATTAGGAACACAATTATACTCATTTTGTTTTAAAAGAGTATATACAGATATTGGTTGATCATATTTCACCCTTGGCCACTCTAACTTGACCTTATTCTCAAACCTATCCCCAGCAACAGAATACAATTCAAATGCTTTCGAAGGAGTAAACATCCCATGTAGAAGAAGAGATGTATGATCATAATAAGGATGTTCCTTTGTTAAGAAAACTTTGCGGTACAAAGTCATGAAATTAGGATTATCAAACAAGAGGGACCATGATTTACAAACACATTCAAATCTCCTCAAAGATTTAATACACAATTTTAATAGAATGGAAATCGCAACATCTTCATGTATGTGTAGTTCTTTTCTTAACTTTACCTTTTTATTCGTCCCTGCAACCACACTCACGTGCTTGTTCATGTTCCAATCCATTGACGACGCTTGCTTGATATTcgaaaccctaatctcaagaatGAACTAACAGTATTATAGTTGCTAGGGTGAGATTTAAATAAGATGCAGAAATTGAATTTATAGGGAAAAAAGAACTATAGTGATTTATAGAAATATTTTAAAACTCAATCAATTAATTTTGTAAACGTTTTCATCAAAATAAATAAACAATCAATTTAGTCTTTAATCTATTACTATTTTatcaatttttgtttttaaataaGGTGTGTTTATTTGCAAAATGGCTTGTACGGGACATAACAGTACCTTATAAACTTTTAAACTACTGAATAATTTTTTGTCTTGTAGAATGACAATGAATAGAAAAACTAAAAGAAAGTAAaatttattataatatttttataaattataaATACCATATATATTAAAATTGTTAAGTCTCTTAGTAATTTTGACGTCAAAAGGGAGGTCAATTTTTAACCTATTTTATAGGTTAAAGTTGTTAAGTTTCTTAACAAATTTTGGTGCTAAAACAAAGGTCAATTCTATAATTTACTATatgtattttatttatttatttaataatgactataatttaattttttttcttttaattatttaattaatagtTAAATTATTATAATATGTTATCCCACTAAATCTATAATTTACTatattcattttatttatttaataatgactatatttatttatttaataatgAATATCCCTCTGATTTATcttttaattaataaaatattatgtTACCCAAAATTTTCaccaatttatttaattattagTTAAATTTTGTTCAACTATCTCTCTAATTTAATATTATTTACTTTTAAGTAATAAAATATTATGTTACCCAAAATTTCTACcaaattatttatttataattaataGTTAAATTTCGTTCaactaattattttaataattaaattattataatatatcAGTCAATTAAATCAATTTAAGTTGTGAACATGACACCCCACTAAATCTGTTGTGGATCTTGCAAGTTGCATTTTGTTTAGATAATTATCTAAATATATAGATGGtctttttgtttttgttttaagttaattaaatataattaactaGATTAATTTAAGCTGTGGACATGACAATCCACTAAATCAATTAATCCATAACAAACTTTTAGCATTTAGTTGCTTCTCTTATATGAAAAGGTATATCATTATAATTTTTATAAAGAAGTTGCATTTAGTTGTTATCAATTTTTTAGGTTAGATTAATTAGGTTTTTTAAGTTCATTGTTTAAAATTTTAGTTGTTTAACACTTATTTGTTTTagtaatttttttttttttgaattatttcAATTATATCATTCATTTTTGTCTATTGTgatttatttaataaataattctTTACTTGAAAGTTTCACATTTGTGAAAATAATCATATATACTAATTTGTATTTTAAATATATAACTATTTTGATAAAATAATTATAACTAAATGAAATAAATTTCTCAAACATTTTtcaattattttcaaaactagatTGTTTTGAGTTTTATATTGATTCCTTTCACTCATATTTATGTAATAAATTAATTTATATCATCTACAAATCACTTCTTTATTAATTAGTTATATTAtacatttattattatttatttatttccaTTA includes:
- the LOC127136320 gene encoding putative F-box protein At3g16210; protein product: MDWNMNKHVSVVAGTNKKVKLRKELHIHEDVAISILLKLCIKSLRRFECVCKSWSLLFDNPNFMTLYRKVFLTKEHPYYDHTSLLLHGMFTPSKAFELYSVAGDRFENKVKLEWPRVKYDQPISVYTLLKQNEYNCVPNFNILGSCSVNGILCLIPPFRPKTVVLWNPSINDFKVISPNFVNDNHSFHIHRGFGYDRHTYDYKVIYEVMCYGQIFGMKDLWKIYSLRTNSWRILDLNMHHKFMDVQQLYMDGLSHWMCKSETHDGTYLLSFDWSNEVFITTSVPSDIDDNFVPLVRKHFMLLKGSIALILNYEETATFHISVLGEVSVKESWTKMFIIGSIPYLMYPIGEGKKGDMMFVKEDGGLVLFNLNTQAIEEGLGIKTNRFHCTILIHRENLIPFEGKGI